CAGTTGACCCATGAGGTCTTGGGTCATCCTCTGGACGTCGTCCCCGCCCGCTCGTCCCCGGAAACGCATGACCGCAAAAAGACCTCCTTTCTTCAATTCCAGCACCACCCGCGGGTCCCGTGGGCGGGGGGCCTTCTCCAGGCTTGTGCCCGCTGGTAGAATGAATGACAGATGTCCCTCGGAACTTGGGTCCGGTGGCACTCCTGTCCGGGAGACCACCGGGGTGGTCATGGCGATCTTCGTTCCGGCGTCGTTATCTCCGCTTATGAACCGGAACAGCAACTGGAAGGCCTCATCCTCTTCCATGTCGTATACCGTCACCAGCACCATATCGTCATACCTTCTCACCTCAGCTTCGCCAAGATGTCGGACCACCTCGTAGGGAACACTGCTCACCATGCTCATCCGCTCCATTCCTCTAGAATATCGATCGCTCCCCCTTCGCTCTCCAGGTGCGGGAAGGAGGCACTATGTTCGGCGACCTCTTTCATAGCGTGAACCTCGCCATGGATGTCGATCCCTGCTTCATCCGTAATGTCCATTATATTCAATGGTTCGAAGAACAGGGCCGCAACAACGATCGCCGTGATGAACAGGAACTCGAATATGGTGGCTTGGTTCGCATCCACGTCCTCCGATGGGCCCATGAAAAAGATATCCTTTTAAGGGATAATTAAAGGAAGTATAAAAAAAATGAAAAAGAGGTTTGTTCACTGCTTCATGAAGATCTTTGACCCTTTGGTCATCGAACCACCAAGCATGGAGGCCATGGTCAGCAATGCCGCGGCCAAGGCACCCCAATTGGCGTCCAGGGCCCCAGGTTCGAAAATGAACTCCACGGCCACCTTGATGATCAGGAGGGTGACCGCGAAGTAGATGATGCCCAAAATTATCAGCATGATCGTACCCGCGAGGACCATCAGGAATCCCATTATCTCTTCTCTCATCTTTCCACCTCTTTTTTATTAAAAAGTTTACTATAAAACAATTAAGCTATTTTGTATAAATAAATTGTTAAAAATATTTATTATCGTTAAGATATCTTTTATTAACTGGCACATGCTAAATATTACGTTAGGAAGAATATAATAATATTAATTATAATATATAATTACACTAGCATCCATGAGATGTTCAATCCTTGGTAACGTCGACCAAAGTATCTAGCTCCTGGATGACCTTTTCAAGGAACGTCTCGTCCATCAGTTCGAGATGGACGGCCCCCTCCGGGCAGACGGTGGCGCATCGACCGCAACCCTTGCAGCTCTCCTCATCGATCACGCCCTTTCCGTCATGTATGGTGATGGCCCGTACGTAGCAGACCTCCACGCATTTCCCGCATCCTAGGCAGTTGTCGTCGATCAAGACGCGAAGTCCGGGTAGACGTTTGATCTTCTGTGATATGTCCGGGTCCAGATCGGGGAGCATCTTCCAAAGGCAGCAACAGGGGCAGCAGTTGCAAATGGTCATCAGGTCCTCCTTGGGGGTGGCGGACGTCCATACGCTATCGATCTTGTTGCGGCCGATGAGGTGCACCAGACCAGCCTTCTCACACCTGTCCAGATGGGTCAATGCCTCTTCTTTGCTGACCATGCGCCCTAGACGGGGATCGATCTTTAGCGTGGCCTTTCCCAAGAACAGGCAGCCCAGGTCCCTCGGGTAGTCATGGCATTGTGCCGAGGTGCGGCAGATGCAATCGTTCATGAGGAAGTGATAGCGGGACCTCTCCACGAAGTGGCGCACCACCGCTGAGGGCAATACCGTGTCCTCCCTTTCCGGAGCTGGAAGGTCCACGATTATTTCGGTCGTCCTTGTCGGTCTCTCCTTTGGAAGTATGAAAATATCATCGCCATCGAAAAAGGCGTGGTCCATCATCCGGCCGAGAAGAGGCAACCGGGTAAGCTTGGCCAACCCGAATCGAAAACGGAACCCTCGCTTGATCAGACGGACATAGATCATCGTCTTTCTACCCAAGGCACGACCTCCCTGGCAGGGATGCCATGCAAATTATGTAACCGTTTGCCAGAACGGTCCCGGTCCCTGGTCATAGGCAGGCGTGACAATCAATCCTTAATAACTGGGAAAGCCATGCTCGACAGAATGGAGATCGAGGAAGTAGCCAAGGCACTGTCGTCAATCACCCGCCTGAGGATACTGAAGATCCTGGCCGATGGAGAGGCCTCTGCGGTGCACGTCTACAAGTCGTATAACGAACGGTTCGCCGAGCGCAAGGAGAGAGCTACCATCTACCGTGAACTAGAGGTGCTCTTCAAGTGCAACTTCCTGGTTAAGACGTATAATGGGGAAAGCAAGGAGATAGTGTATTGCCTCGCGGCCCGCAGCATCAACCTCGATCTCATACAGCAGACCGCCTACGCCGGTCCATAGAACCCTCATTTTCGTTACGATTTAATTATATTCGTACCATGATTTAGTAACTGGTTACACAAACATGTAACAAACGTTTAAGCCTGCGGGTATTGCTGTAGGTAACAATCGTAGTGGTTTATATCGCTACAAGGGAGGAAATCATATGGTTAAAGTAGAATTGACCTTTGGCGTGCCTGACAAGGTCGCCGAAGAAGTAAAGAAGAAGTTCAAGGACGAGAAGGATGCATTGCGGGTCACCAAGGCCAACCCGAACTTCCCACCGTACTACTCCGTCGGAGACCCCAGGGCCAAGCCCGAGGAGATCAAGGTCGACGGAAAGAAGTACTGGGTGTACCGCTGCTTCCAGGGCTGATCAGGCCCCAAAACCTTTCCAATAAACCTCTTATCTTGTTGTAGGTTCCATCAGATGGGCGATGGCCATGGAAGATGATATTGGGTATTCCCATGGCGCTGCTGCGTGTGCTTGGGAACGCTCCTTAAAGTTCAATGGGATGGCAGGATATGTTCTATGGTCATCTCAGATCAAATACGACCTCTTTTAAGGCCGTTAACTCAAAGGGTAACATGATACAGACGCGCTCAACCAGTATCATCGAGATACAACTGGTTACACCGGTATGAAACAAATCCTTATACCCCCGTAAAGGGTTGGAACATTCAGCGGTGAAAACCGCTACAAGGGAGGAAATCATATGGTTAAAGTAGAACTGACCTTTGGCGTACCAGACAATGTTGCCGACGAGGTCAAGAAGAAGTTCAAGGACGAGAAGGATGCAATGCGTGTCACCAAGGCCAATCCGAACTTCCCGCCGTACTACTCCGTCGGAGACCCCAGGGCCAAGCCCGAGGAGATATCCGTGGACGGAAAGAAGTACTGGGTGTACCGCTGCTTCCAGGGCTGATCAGGCCCCAAACCCTTTCCAATAAACCTCTTTCGTTCTTATTATGTTCTCATCATCCACCTCAATTACGGGATTATCATTTTACCCCGGTCCCACCTAATGTTAGTCTAGACATGATATCCAAGTACGTGTTCGGCCCGGTACCGTCCCGTAGGTTCGGGAGCTCCCTGGGGGTCAATCCCCTGCCGCGTAAGACCTGCAACTACTCCTGCGTGTACTGCCAGCTCGGGCGAACTCATAAATTACAGACCGGAAGAAAGGAGCACTACCCCACCGACGAGGTGCTGGCCGATGTTAAAAGGGCGGTTGGGCAGTTCGGGGACGATATCGACTACATCACCTTCATGGGCGACGGCGAACCGACCCTGGCAGCGAACTTGGAGGACATGGCATGGGGGGTGCGTGATCTCTGGAAAGGTAAGATGGCCCTGATAACCAATGGCAGTCTTTTCCAACTTCCGGAGGTAAGGGCGGCCGCCGCCCCTTTCGACGTAATATCGCCGACCATTTCCGCTGGGGAGGAACGAACCTTCCGTCGATTGCATCGTCCCTCACGATCTGTGACGTTCGCCTCTGTTCTGGAAGGGCTCAAGCTCCTGCGCGGCGAGTTCCCTGGAGAGATATGGGCAGAGCTCATGCTGGTCCAGGGAGTGAACGATTCGATATCCTCGCTATTGGCCACGCGCAAGGCCATAAGGGCCGTTGGCGCGGACCGGGTGTACGTGAACGTGCCGATCAGACCACCTGCGGAAAGCTGGGTCCTGCCCCCGACCACGGAGGTGCTGAGACAGGTGTTCGATATATTTCCGGACGTGATCGATATGACCGGTCCGGAGGAAGGTCCTTTCATCAGGAACGAGGAGGAACGGGAGGAGGAACTGTTGGAGATCGCCAAGAACCATCCCCTTCGTGAGGACCAGGCGCTGGAGATACTGTCAATGGCCCTCGGTGAGGAGGGCGCGCGGGATTCCCTGAGCAAATTGGTGGACGAAGGAAAGCTGCGGTCAAAGGTCTATTCTGGTAAGACCTTCTACTCCGTGCCGTTGAACTCCCTGAAGTGAGCCGTTCCATGGGATCGGGGACCTCAGATCGTGGGCATCGGTAGGACCATCGTTTTCACGATCATAGCGCCCGATCGGAATCGACACAGATCAACGGTATCGCGGCTCACTTCACATAATCGATGCGGTTTGGTCATTTCATAGGGGGTCGGTCCTTCTCATTTTTTGAACCCCGATCACCCCACCTATCCTTTAAAATAATTTTTCGGTGCATACATGAACTGGTGATCTGAGAGTGACCGAGATACGTCTGGTCCCCATGACCAGGAAGGATTTCGAGATCGTTCGAGAGGCCGGGGTCAAGAGGTACGCCGAGGAGAACGTCAGGGCTGGGTACTGGACCTCGAACGAATCGCTGAAGCGTTCCCGGGAAGCCCATGACCGTTTATTGCCCGAAGGCCATAAGACCGAAGGCCACCACTTCTTCAAGGCCATGGACGCCGAGCGCGACGTTCAGGTCGGGAACATATGGATAAAGGTCGAGCCGGGGGAGGACCGCCGGGGCTTCATATTCGACGTGTTCATCGATGAGGAGCAACGCGGGAAAGGATACGGAAGGGCGATGATGGAGGCCCTGGAATCCAAGGCCCGCCGCATGAAGTTGAGCTCACTGGCATTGCACGTGTTCGCCTTCAACGAAGCGGCAAGGCATCTCTATGGATCGCTGGGATATGAGATGAAGAGCCTGAACATGGTCAAGATGCTATGACTACGGGGCATATGGTCTATCCATCATTATGCAGGAAGGTTGGATATGCGCGCGGTCAAAGGTCGCGTCCTCTGGAACGAAGCTCACATCAAACGCTCTTGAGGTCCTTGAACAATCCCCCGTACAGCAGAACGAACTCGTTCCACAGTTCCACCGATCTGTCCCGGTACTTGTGTCCGAACATCACCTGACAATCAAAATCCCTGGAGTCGTCTATCAACACCACATCGTCAAATCTCCAGCTGTAGAGCATCAGATTGACGATGAAAGCGGCGTAGGGATGGGTCGTCGGGTCCGCCGCATCCACCGGTATGTTCTCTGGAAGGACGTACTCCTTCTTCGAATGATTGAAAACTCCGTATCTTACTCCCATTCTTCGTTCCTCCTCTAATTTGTATACTATGATCGTTCAAGGTCGCTGGTAGGTAATTAAACTGTCTGAACAATGATGCCTTTAGATCGCGCATCAAGGCTCAAGGTTAAATCGTTCCTTGGTAATGCTTGCCTCCGATGCGCTGCACCCATTGCCAGAAGTGCTGTCAGGACACCCAGATGGAGCTCTGCAAGGCGGACATCGCCCGGCTGGTGCGGCGAGGATATCGCGAGGACGATTTCTCCTCCATAGGCGAGGACGGCATACCCCGTTTGAAGAACGTGGAAGGACACTGTTACTTCTTCGATCGGGAAAGGAAACGATGCAAGGAGTACGCTTCCCGGCCGTTAGGATGCAGCATCTATCCGATCAACCTGACCGATGACGGGGAGATAGTCATCGACGAGCTTTGCCCCGAAGGGAGTACGCTGACCCGGGACGAGGTGAAGGAAAAGGGGAGGCGTCTCCGCAGGCTGCTAGACACGATCGATGCCGAGGCTAGGCATAGGCGTGACAGATGAGAGCGGAACGTTCGCATACACGATCTGTCTCGTGAACGGGACAACGGCTCGATCCTCCAATGGGTGCGGAGGTGTTCGCCGATCACCTGATCACCAAGGTGTTCCAATACCCGATCGATAACGCGGTGCGATATGGGGACGACATCACCTCCATCCACTTCTCGGTCGAAGCGGTCGATGGCGTTCGATCCATCGTTCGTGAGGACGACGGTGCCGGCATCGTGGTGGAAATGAAAATAGGTCTGTTCACATGCGGATTCGGAAAGGACCACGGTCTGGGTCTGTTCCTTTCCCACGAGATATTGGCCATCACCGATATCACCATCGGGGAAACGGGCGAACCGGGTCACGGAGCGAGGTTCGTCATGAAAGTGCCTCCAAATAAGTTCAGGACAGCGTGACCTCGCAATTATGTAAAATGAGGCCCGCGAGTCGATGCTCGAAGGATCACTTGCCCGATGCAAGGAAGTTCTTGATAGCTTCCCTTAGCACATTGGATGCCAACAGGGCGCAGTGCTCGCTCTCCGTGGGCAGTCCGCCCAATGCCGCTAGGACGTCCTGCTGATCGATCTTGCGGGCCTCGTCAAGGCTCTTCCCCCTGGCCAATGAGGTGACCATACTGCCCGAGGCGATGCTGGTCCCGCAACCATCGGTGGTGAACGCAATATCCGTGATGATGCCGTCATTGACCTTCAGCCAAATATTGATGGTATCGCCGCAGGGACCGCAGACCTTGGCGAAACCGTCCGCATGGTCCATGACGCCCTGGTTCCTCGGGTTCATGAAGTGGTCGATGGCGGTCTCGGAAAATTTTTTCCTAGCGTCCCTAAGAACAAGCTCCTGGAGCTCATCGAACTGTGATGTAATCGTATTACCTCCATTTCAACGTGGTACGACCGATCTGTCGGGAAAAGGAATCGTGTCCGACTATAATATATGTCATAAAACTGGCACGAAATTCCGCTATATTATAGGGTATGGCCAGATCCGATGCGGACAACCATTTTAGTTCCTTAAATACCGATGGTTGGTCTTGCAGGGTCCATGGCTTAAAAATGATCATATTGTTGTGTCCACAAGAATTTTCAGTAATGAGCGACAAAAGAATATAAAAAAATAATTCACGTACGCAAATATTTAACGATCCCGCCATTGTAATGAAGGTCGAAGGACGCGGGACGTTATATTATTTTAACAACTTAATATATATCTGTTTAAAAACCATCTAATAGACGATCAATATTGACCGACCAACAGTCGGTATTAAAATGCCTAGGACGATCAAGAATCCAGCAGTGAGAAGGAACGAGTTCATCACGGTCGCGGAGGAGCTGTTCATCGAAAAAGGATTCGAGAACACCTCGATCGACAACATAGTGGAACAGATGGACGTGGCCAAAGGCCTGTTCTATCATTACTTCAAGACCAAGGATGACCTGCTCAACGTCATCGCCGAACGCCTTCTGGATGAGATCGATTCGTCCATCGCCTCGGCGATGGAGAAAAAGGGCCTCACCGCCAAGGAACGCTTCAGGGCGCTCACCCCTTCGAACGTCGATATCAGTGACCGTTCCAAAATGATCGTCGCTCTGTTCCACAAGGAGCGAAATCAGGCCTTCCATCACCTGATGGAGGAAAAGGCCAGCAGGATCATGGTACCGGCGGTCCAGCGTATCATAGAACAAGGGGTCGAGGAAGGGATGTTCCATACCGATCACCCAAGGGAGTCGGCCATGGCATTGGTGGCTATGCTGAGCAGCCTAAAGAAAAGCATCCCCTCTGTCTCAACTCCCGAACAGAACGCTCACATAGCTATCATAATGCAGGAACTGTCAGAACGTGTGCTCGACGCAGAACCAGGGACGTTAGATGGTCTATTGGGAAGCCCACCTTCAGGTAAGGATCTATAAAAAAAGGGTCGAGCGGTGTCAGTATGTTTGGTAAGAATAGAACAAAGGATAATGATGGGAGCGTTAGCGCGCCCGATGATGGTGAGTACAAGAAGAATCGTGCGCGGTCCTTCATCATGCTCGGTCTGGCCTTGGGGATGTTATTAGCTAGCCTGGACCAGACCGTGGTCGGCACCAGTCTGCCGAAGATAGTGGGTGACCTGGGCGGCATGAGCCTGTTCGCCTGGCTGTTCACCGGTTACATGTTGGCCGAGGTGCTGAGCATCC
The DNA window shown above is from Methanomassiliicoccales archaeon and carries:
- a CDS encoding ATP-binding protein, whose translation is MGAEVFADHLITKVFQYPIDNAVRYGDDITSIHFSVEAVDGVRSIVREDDGAGIVVEMKIGLFTCGFGKDHGLGLFLSHEILAITDITIGETGEPGHGARFVMKVPPNKFRTA
- a CDS encoding YkgJ family cysteine cluster protein, with translation MRCTHCQKCCQDTQMELCKADIARLVRRGYREDDFSSIGEDGIPRLKNVEGHCYFFDRERKRCKEYASRPLGCSIYPINLTDDGEIVIDELCPEGSTLTRDEVKEKGRRLRRLLDTIDAEARHRRDR
- a CDS encoding GNAT family N-acetyltransferase; translation: MTEIRLVPMTRKDFEIVREAGVKRYAEENVRAGYWTSNESLKRSREAHDRLLPEGHKTEGHHFFKAMDAERDVQVGNIWIKVEPGEDRRGFIFDVFIDEEQRGKGYGRAMMEALESKARRMKLSSLALHVFAFNEAARHLYGSLGYEMKSLNMVKML
- a CDS encoding heme-binding protein — translated: MVSSVPYEVVRHLGEAEVRRYDDMVLVTVYDMEEDEAFQLLFRFISGDNDAGTKIAMTTPVVSRTGVPPDPSSEGHLSFILPAGTSLEKAPRPRDPRVVLELKKGGLFAVMRFRGRAGGDDVQRMTQDLMGQLKEANFDTHHRPFLLRYNSPFTPGFMRHNEVAVRVVPRSVELGE
- a CDS encoding TetR/AcrR family transcriptional regulator — translated: MPRTIKNPAVRRNEFITVAEELFIEKGFENTSIDNIVEQMDVAKGLFYHYFKTKDDLLNVIAERLLDEIDSSIASAMEKKGLTAKERFRALTPSNVDISDRSKMIVALFHKERNQAFHHLMEEKASRIMVPAVQRIIEQGVEEGMFHTDHPRESAMALVAMLSSLKKSIPSVSTPEQNAHIAIIMQELSERVLDAEPGTLDGLLGSPPSGKDL
- a CDS encoding radical SAM protein, translating into MISKYVFGPVPSRRFGSSLGVNPLPRKTCNYSCVYCQLGRTHKLQTGRKEHYPTDEVLADVKRAVGQFGDDIDYITFMGDGEPTLAANLEDMAWGVRDLWKGKMALITNGSLFQLPEVRAAAAPFDVISPTISAGEERTFRRLHRPSRSVTFASVLEGLKLLRGEFPGEIWAELMLVQGVNDSISSLLATRKAIRAVGADRVYVNVPIRPPAESWVLPPTTEVLRQVFDIFPDVIDMTGPEEGPFIRNEEEREEELLEIAKNHPLREDQALEILSMALGEEGARDSLSKLVDEGKLRSKVYSGKTFYSVPLNSLK
- a CDS encoding iron-sulfur cluster assembly scaffold protein — translated: MTSQFDELQELVLRDARKKFSETAIDHFMNPRNQGVMDHADGFAKVCGPCGDTINIWLKVNDGIITDIAFTTDGCGTSIASGSMVTSLARGKSLDEARKIDQQDVLAALGGLPTESEHCALLASNVLREAIKNFLASGK
- a CDS encoding 4Fe-4S binding protein, whose product is MGRKTMIYVRLIKRGFRFRFGLAKLTRLPLLGRMMDHAFFDGDDIFILPKERPTRTTEIIVDLPAPEREDTVLPSAVVRHFVERSRYHFLMNDCICRTSAQCHDYPRDLGCLFLGKATLKIDPRLGRMVSKEEALTHLDRCEKAGLVHLIGRNKIDSVWTSATPKEDLMTICNCCPCCCLWKMLPDLDPDISQKIKRLPGLRVLIDDNCLGCGKCVEVCYVRAITIHDGKGVIDEESCKGCGRCATVCPEGAVHLELMDETFLEKVIQELDTLVDVTKD